One genomic segment of Hydra vulgaris chromosome 14, alternate assembly HydraT2T_AEP includes these proteins:
- the LOC136090519 gene encoding uncharacterized protein LOC136090519, with product MSYASVASKVEVLRERVVEFRTRLDYTKVSNSKYISEKAKEISEKISAKIGKSKIENITYHRDGRWIAVLKSINDAYNLSMEQIEINECEKPVNFKRREEQGFLITIKCDPTVTDAELSDKLAPFTDTIYSIKHTTYDFDRTIEDGRRLFRVKLNTMVKFLPHVIEINGMRIVLNFAGKEFYCGNCQSKHIPRDACVPPTNKDEMNRKATVEKPFEFTFGQSVFDNNSKTPVFNFLPPSQKPAPVMTTPRGEVKNSIYSLNKNNSIINLENRLDLSLPEDVKKKIRNIQHENEKAFDEARRLEKEKSKSTHPIENLLIVEDPLLVSKSKTSTRKLKEKAEGKNDVEEGEISSDDSFENRDEDDVLMDQANDRKRTHPETPIKNKQKERIREKRKGIPKLKWQK from the coding sequence atgtcttatgCTAGCGTTGCAAGTAAAGTGGAGGTTCTACGTGAACGCGTTGTTGAATTTCGTACTCGATTGGATTACACTAAAGTTagcaattcaaaatatatatcgGAGAAAGCCAAAGAAATTAGCGAGAAAATTTCAGCAAAGATTGGAAAgagcaaaattgaaaatattacttACCACAGAGATGGTCGATGGATAGCTGTTCTTAAATCAATTAATGACGCTTATAACCTTTCGATGGAGCAAATAGAAATAAATGAATGTGAGAAACCAGTTAATTTCAAGCGAAGAGAAGAACAAggatttttaataacaattaagtGTGACCCTACTGTCACCGATGCTGAACTTTCTGATAAACTTGCCCCTTTCACCGATACGATTTACTCAATTAAGCATACAACATACGACTTCGATCGAACTATCGAGGATGGTCGGAGACTGTTTCGTGTGAAGCTAAACACAATGGTAAAGTTTTTACCACACGTTATCGAAATAAATGGAATGAGAATTGTTCTAAACTTTGCTGGAAAAGAATTTTATTGTGGAAATTGCCAAAGCAAACATATACCAAGAGATGCATGTGTTCCACCGACAAACAAAGATGAGATGAATAGGAAAGCTACAGTCGAAAAACCTTTTGAATTTACGTTCGGTCAGAGTGTCTTTGATAATAATAGCAAAACACCCGTTTTTAATTTTCTCCCACCATCACAAAAACCAGCACCGGTTATGACAACGCCAAGAGGTGAGGTAAAAAACTCTATTTAttctctaaataaaaataactctattattaatttagaaaacCGTCTTGATTTGAGCTTACCAGAAGacgtaaaaaagaaaataagaaatatacAACATGAAAACGAAAAAGCCTTCGATGAGGCACGACGTTTGGAAAAAGAAAAGTCAAAAAGTACGCATCCCATCGAAAATCTGTTAATAGTTGAAGATCCTCTTTTGGTTTCTAAATCAAAAACTAGTACGAGAAAGCTGAAGGAAAAAGCTGAAGGAAAAAATGACGTTGAGGAGGGTGAAATATCTAGTGATGATAGTTTTGAAAACAGAGACGAGGACGATGTTTTAATGGACCAAGCCAACGATCGTAAAAGAACTCATCCAGAGACGccgattaaaaataaacaaaaagaaagaattCGAGAAAAACGAAAAGGCATACCAAAACTAAAATGGCAAAAGTAG